One window of the Nicotiana tabacum cultivar K326 chromosome 4, ASM71507v2, whole genome shotgun sequence genome contains the following:
- the LOC107798905 gene encoding zinc finger CCCH domain-containing protein 52: protein MDIRKRNRNEGGFNANGGFKKAKSEMDSLSSGIGSKSKPCTKFFSTAGCPFGENCHFLHYVPGGYNAVAQMMNMAPSPASRNAAAPPMPNGNTPAVKTKLCNKFNSAEGCKFGDKCHFAHGDWEIGKPIVPSQEDPRAMGAGPIPGRFGGRMEPPISGPAASFGTSATAKISVDASLAGAIIGKGGVNSKQICRQTGAKLAIREHETDKNLRNIELEGSFEQISQASAMVRELISSLGSVGGPGRAPAVQGGGPPPPMSNYKTKLCENFAKGSCTFGERCHFAHGATELRKTGV, encoded by the exons ATGGACATTCGGAAGAGAAACAGAAACGAAGGTGGTTTCAATGCCAATGGAGGTTTCAAGAAGGCTAAGTCAG AAATGGACTCGTTATCAAGTGGTATAGGAAGCAAATCGAAGCCGTGCACGAAGTTTTTCAG CACTGCTGGCTGCCCTTTTGGTGAGAACTGTCATTTTCTTCATTATGTACCTGGTGGCTATAATGCTGTTGCCCAGATGATGAATATGGCACCATCTCCAGCATCAAGAAATGCAGCTGCACCACCCATGCCCAATGGGAATACTCCTGCTGTGAAAACCAAACTTTGCAACAAGTTCAACTCAGCAGAGGGATGCAAGTTTGGGGACAAATGCCATTTTGCTCATGGGGACTGGGAAATTGGCAAGCCTATCGTGCCATCACAAGAAGATCCACGTGCCATGGGGGCTGGACCTATTCCTGGCCGTTTTGGTGGGCGAATGGAGCCTCCTATTTCAGGACCTGCTGCTAGCTTTGGTACCTCAGCCACTGCAAAGATCAGCGTCGATGCTTCCCTTGCTGGAGCTATCATTGGGAAGGGCGGGGTGAACTCTAAGCAGATCTGTCGGCAGACAGGAGCCAAGCTGGCTATCCGCGAGCATGAAACAGATAAAAATCTCAGGAACATTGAGCTGGAGGGCTCATTTGAACAAATTTCACAGGCTAGTGCCATGGTAAGAGAGTTGATCAGTAGCCTTGGATCAGTTGGTGGCCCGGGAAGAGCACCAGCAGTACAGGGTGGAGGACCTCCACCTCCAATGAGCAACTACAAGACTAAGCTGTGTGAGAATTTTGCTAAAGGTTCTTGCACTTTTGGAGAAAGGTGCCACTTTGCCCATGGTGCTACTGAATTGCGCAAAACAGGGGTGTGA